aggttatgttattatattattgttaactTATAGACTCAggaatacatccattccagacatGGAAGActctctgatttgaatttacacAGTTTTTTaaccaaccaaacatgttaggAGTACACACATCTGTCCCTTTCTCTGTGTCATACTTAGTTTTGCTTGATGCCGTCTTTTAAGTAATGCCACGAGTGGGGCTTGAGAAAGTGAAGTTGCCTGCGTCTGCGCAGTGCGACCTGATGCAGCCCCTGAAGTGGggacacaggaaacagaaatactgcgAAATGATAATAAGGTGACTAAATGAGACGAAATGTCATAACATTTCGTCTTGTTTTggtcaatgaaaatgaagagacattttagcattgtttttatttctaaaccacatttagtctaaTTTTTATTCACCAAAAATATTGCACTATGCATTTAATtagtcatcgtcacatgaccagcatttacgttGCGTCTCGTTTTCACCATGTGATAAAGGTTTGTTGACGGCGATATTTAATCGTAATTTCCATTGAAGAAAGCAACACTAATTAGAAGTCTCTCTCAATATCACTTACTGAAGTGAAGAATTCTTTCAGCTAGGACTTTTCAGCTAGGAAATTAGATTTTTATAACTGGAGTTGTGCATGTTTGCATGCAAGTAAAATGACTGAGTGGGAGACAGGAAGACTTGGACATTTAAAAAACGATTTCTAAGAAATCTCACTAGTGCTATAAAGTGAAGATGCAGGTTTATGGTATAATTCATAGTTGCTCTCCATAGCACCTTAATTACAAGCAAGAATCAAGACAACACCTTTCATGGGGGCAATTTACAACGCTTTAGATGATGGATGTTTGGCGGTAACATGCTTATTCAAGTTTGCCACTCCTAACGTCTATACACAGAAGTCTAAGAGAATGACCCAGGAAAGCCAtgataatttgataaaaatgaaaattttagatAAATATTAAGATAAATGAAGATAAATAGGTAGGTCATATGTTACACACACAACTGCGAGCTGTCGTTTTGAAAGAAAGAATCAAATTAGAGGCAAATGTAAACGAACTGAAACTTTAATTTGCATCTCAAACATCTGAAGCACACTATTGGAGCCCCACTCACGAAGTTTGCATTTAAATGGAATAAAATCTCAGCCATCACTCCCTTATCTTTACCCTGCATCTTCAAAGgacaaagtttctttcattttgtgTGTTCTAGATTATAAATGAAAGAAGTGAGAGGTAAACTAAGTGAGGATCAGTTTAACATGTTTCACAGGTTAGACATGAAAATACGTGGTTTCAAAACTTGCCAAGGTAACTTGAGGTCATTTTATGCCCAGTGAACCATACTATCAGGCTGTAAGTTCTCAATAGTAGAACTGTAAAACTTTAGCTTCACACAATTAACGCTACTTTCTTTCTGTGCCAGTTTGATACATTATTCAAGCACAAATTAGACAAACAAGCCTTGTATTCTTCATCCAGATGGTTTTAAAAttcagaattttcagcattatgaaTTGGATTAAGCTTCTCCACAGCACGAGTACAGTGCTACCATTCATGGTTCTTtcagaataaaatacaatacCAACTAGATTAAATGCACACGCAGAGTAAAACTTGAATAAAATTATATctttgcaaagttttaaaactttaaattattgaaataggGCAAAatcgtaaaaaaacaaacaaaaaaaaacttattttacagAAGTAGAAAGAGCAAAAATTTAATTTAGGTTGCTATTTTACTCTTTGGTCTTATCATGAAATGGACTTATTGGACACTTTCTATGTCATACTCGCATACATACACCTCAAAACCATCTCGTTGAAATGAAAGCAGTCACTGAGGATAGCAGTGCTGTCACAGCTGGGCTAAATCCCAAGGCTGCAAGGACTATAAAGGGTCTACTGTTTGTCTTTGACACAACGAGGGCTGACTGATGGCACAGCTGTGGATTTCTGTATGCAAAAAGTTCAAGATCAGGGCCATTAGCACTGGAATAGTTTCACCGACAGAGTCATAGCCAGGACTGTTGGCACTGGTATAATTTTCATTACAAAGGGAAGAGCTGTCTGATTTAGTTTTAAACATGCCCAGGAGTATCAtgataatcataacaacaacaacaacaacaacaacaacaacaaaactttaaaAGTGCCACATTCAATAAGCACATTAAACCTATGTATTATCTTTTTACTCTTTAAAACAACTTGAGGCAatgtaaaaataacaatacagcaCTCACCTTGCACTATTCTTATACCGTTCGCAGAGTTTTGTCTCAGGTTTGGAATAGTCAGCTGACTTCTTTTCTTGAACTGGAAGTTTCTGGGAggaatataatacataaaaaaacttaACTTCCTCGTTCAGGTATTAATATATCTCAACTACTGTTAACTTTGTCTATTTTCAGACTACTGATTTTTGTAATTACGGTCTTATACGGCTGGCATGATTGTGTGATCTTACTCGGAACTTTCCTGGTCTGAGGGTGTGACTTTTTGTAATTAGTTTAATGTTTGACTAAGTTCTGGCTTTTATATTGCTATCATTGCTATTCACTGGGGACATACAGTATATGAGACTCAAGTCACTTTTGATTTATGatggtttcaaaataaaaacagtagatGTGTTGAAAAGAGTTTACACCATTTAGAACAATAACAATGGAATTAAATCACTGAAAACTGAGTAActtttttaatatgaaataacctattattctaaaaaaataaaaactacctTTATAATCTTTTtgcattctattttcttttcattttttatacaattataaaaaagaactctaacactagcttgctcaatttttttctattctatccgttttctttttatttattatattatttaaaagcccttgctacgtgtactgcatttaATCTAACTGAGACTTCTTATAGCACTTAtacatcattgctcttttgttgtttttttatagcttccagtgtcctcatttgtaagtcgctttggataaaagcgtctgctaagtgactaaatgtaaatgtaaatgtaaataaccaaCCTGCCCATAGAAGTCAGCAGAAGGGGAGGATCTAGATCTTTCATGCACACTGGTGGGGTTACTCTGTCTCACATTCCCTGTATCAAGGATGTTATCAGCGGAGTGATATCGTCCAGATACTCTTGGTTCGGCTGCTTTCCTTTGGATGTTCCATTTGGCTTCATACTCCGCAAAGGTGCCAAGTCGCTGTTGTTCTAGTATGGCTTGTCGGTTCACAGAGTGAGGGCCAGCTTGACCTTCATTAAGGTGGTGCTCTGTAGGGGTTGAGCTTTCACTGTTACTCTGCCCTGCTGTGTCACTCTTTGCAGAATAATGCATGCCTCCAGATTTGGAGTGTTTGGTGTCTTCAGATATATGCAGGTTTTGCTTTGGTTTAGGCTTAGGGAAAGCTGGTTTCCTCTCCAATAATCTGTACCGATTTTCTAAGGGTACAGCATTTTCAGGCACACTGCACATAGCTCCTACTTCATGAATTTTATCTGGCTCAGAAAAAGACCTAACTTTCCTTTCTGCAGAAAACCGTTTGCGGTTACCAATGCGAAGCACCTGATTACTCCCTGGGACCTCTGAGACACCAGGAAGTGGAAGTGTGTCTTTCCAAGTGGGACCCTCAGTACCTGGATGCTCAAACAAGACTGGCTCAAGGTCTTTTCTCCTAAACGATGTagcctggaggactctggcctggGCTTCTTTCAAATGGTCTTTATAAGAACTGGAAAAGCAGCCATccgaagaggaagaagaagttCCAGTGGTCTTCCAGACAGCAGGATCTTCTACAGCTTCAACCGGACTTTCTAAAGTTGCTGAGCTTTGACGCTTTTGAAGTTGGTCCCTCCTCATCTGGATCTCGTTGTGCAAGGTGGTGGCAAATTGGTCACTTCGTCTTGACGTCTTGCCACTCTGACTGTCAAGGGCTACCTGTTGTGCACTTCCACTGTTGACCTCATCTTGAGAGTCCTCCACGTCATTGTGCTCTTGGGCCAGAGAATACAGCATAGGTGTTTTCTGGGGACATATCTTTGACTCGCTTTTAGATGGAAAAGGTTGCTGGGAGTACTCTTTAAGATTGAGATGAACTGCACTTCTCCTGTGCTCGGGTTGCTTACTAGGGGGATAACTACCAGAATGCTCATTTGAGCTAGACACATGGTGTTGCCTTTGGGTCCCCCTCAGTTCAGAAGGTTTTGCTGAATCAGGTATATTGAAGGGATTATTTGGAACAGAGAAATCGCGATGACAGATGTAAATTTGTTTGAAGGGTGCATTATTGTCTTTATGATCGGTCTCATGGTGCTGTGACTGAGGTGGAAAATAGCTGTCTTTTGCTCCTCCTTGTGAACCTATAGACATCCTGTCCCGTCCACTGTGTGACATTTCTGAGACTGAAGAAGCTTTAGAGTCATCACTTCTCACTAAAGAAGCCTGAGACATTCCCTGAGCGATACGATGAGAGGTAACTCCAACATGACTGGATGATGCAGTTGGCCTTCTAGTTTGATTCTGGCTATTGAGTTGCATGTGGTTGTTTGTGGACAGCTCTTGCATACTGCTAAAGTAGCCACTGAATGGAGGTTTCAGTGCTGGTATTGTCCTAGTTTGAGCGTGGAAAGTGCCCTCATCGCTGTATTGTCGTGGATGGTATGGAACATAGGCATATGATTGATTTCTATCTCTAACATCTATCGTTGATAGGGAATATGTCTTGTCTGATGACATATGGTGTGGACACTGATGATAGGCATCAGATGAAATGTAGGGATTTTTTGAGGAATAATTTTTGGATGGCAGGTTATAATCGTTTCGACCCTCAAGACCTGTCTCGTTGACTTGGTGCAACCTTTGCATGCTTTCATGAGTTTCTCCTGCCTTTTGCAAGGCTTTTACCTGAGGCTTTAACTGGGCATGAACACCAAGGCCCTCAGAGGAGCTTGTGATCAAACCCTTCTCATGTACCTTGGTAGCTGCAAAACTATCACTGCGTGTCGGTGGAGTGGGAGGTGGGGTGGAGCATACTGTGTTTTTCTTCATATCTGGGACATGCCAGACAGGTCCAATACCAACTCTTCCAGAGCTTGAATGCCGAGTGCCTGGCTGTTCTTCAGCTTTTGGGACCTCATGGCTAACTGAACTTGTGATATGCTGCAAGTATCCAAGCCTCTCATCTTGTCGTACCCCATCGCTTAGGTTTTGGCTTTGGTTATGTCTGCCATTGCTGTGCCTGCCACTTGAGTCCCACTGATTAATTTTGTACAGCATGTTCTCAGTGGAAGCAGCGTTAATTTTGGACAGTGTGTAATCTGGGGTTCCTGAGCTTGTAGAAAAGGAGCTGTATGCAGAGTCTCGTTTACCACCCAAATGTTCAGTGCTGTTATTATTGGACTTGCTCGGGGAAAGACAGCCAGGTGGACAGGGATGAGAGCTATGCTCTAGGCTGTCCATACTACCCAAAGAGCTGAACTGATCAGATACTCTCCGTAAATTTGTTTGCTCCCAACCAGCTGGGACTTCAGAGGAGAATGAactaagaaaaacaaacacatttaaaaaaaagtgtttagacTGTATGAACAAATGCAACTGCAGTAAGCCATATGAAAAGTTTCTGCCATTCAATATACATTCGAAAAGGATAAATAGAGTCATTCATTCCTAAATCTTTACTGAAAGAAGCAATACAGATAGAAACAAATTATTTTCTGTCTCTCAAATTACCTTGCATCATTTCTTGTTTGCCAGACTGGTGAGGGTGTGGACTGTTTTTTGGCTTCTGAGTGGCTCTCGTTGAACTTGGTGGCATGCCAGGAGTGAGGTCTGCTCATGGGTTCATTTCTCCTGTGGGCAGCAGACGGgaaagagagaaggaaagagaaagAGGTAGAGCAAAGGAGGAAAGATTAGAAAACAAggcaataaaatgttgttttgtgaACAGCTGCAAAACAAAAGGCAAACACAGATCACCAAGCAGCACTACTACAATTCTGAAGGACAGGAGAGTGTCAAAACTTGGTAGATAATTATGGAAGTAGTGTAATGATCATGGCAAGAAATAGAGAAGCAGCCTGTGAGCATGACAATGTTGCACTCATTCACTATAAACACAAAGTTTTTCAACCGTCAACCACGAACGAAGGCAAAGCCTAACAAAAACCTACAAACACCAAGTTAATTATCTGTAAACCACAAGAACACGCATGCAACACTCATATAATAGCAACATACCCTTTAAACCGGTTCTTTCTGGGATGCATGAagtgaaataaatgtaatatataattgttACTGAAATTGCCGCAACAATTGAACAGGGCCTCTTAAAAGAAGTCACATACATTGTCCATAAGACTAATGCAAATGAACCCTATACTTAAATAatgaactgtctcaggttacgtatgtaaccatagttccctgagtagggaacgagacactgcgtcctctaggggctttggggaacacctcgtcgtgacccgtgtctgaagcatacattgaaaaaacaccaacttgttggctggcgactgcctccgacgtcactaccggcgcgactataaataagcaccgggagagcacatcactatcttcttcgtctgaagcttgcgtccgaagcatggcagggagctagaggacgcagtgtctcgttacctactcagggaactatggttacatacgtaccctgagacagttccctttcgagggaacttcgaactgcgtcctctaggggccgctttggggaacagtaaacccatgccgccatgctgaggggagtgcaggccagaatcatggcgagcactaagtaccaactctaccatttccatgggagttgcccctgggaagtttagacggctgtctgtgacagtaccccttacggccaaaaggcctaagctacatacctaacttaattgttagggcctcggcccagggtagagctgaaggcttggaatcaggaaagattcctttaaagggatacggctaagaacctagcatttctaccaagtcttgcctgtcacacaggggctaccgctagcttatgCATAAGCTTGTTGAAAGAGGATCTGAGGATCAaaatacctatctaaacagggtgttgctactagagaactgtcgagacagttctctagtagcaacaccctgtttagataggtatccgaggatacataggtggagtggcgcccaagatgaacggggcttttaccaactcgaGAAAGGaagcacgaagcaaccgcgcgaaaccctcaccatataggattttagaaagaacgcagaatactagcgtgcgaacttacctcagtgtggatttcagaaagtgtgcaaagacttcacgtgcacacttgcCATACtttgagggaagtcgtggcctaatggttagagagtcggactcgcaatcgaagggttgtgagttcgagtcccgggccggcaggaattgtaggtgagtgcatgtacagttctctctccaccttcaataacacgatttaggtgcccttgagcaaggcactgaacacccaactgctccccaggcgccgcagcataaatggctgcccactgctccgggtgtgtgttcacagtgtgtgtgtgtgtgcacttccgatgggttaaatgcagagcacgaattctgagtatgagtcaccatacttggctgaatgtcacgtcactttcactttcaccatagcatggattttcaaatacaaggaggggctctcgtggcactctgatagagcagctcatagatggaatgttgcatctcaaaacagtatgatatcgagtcatcaactcgatctatggaaacaatactggagctctctggggaaaaaacagagagctcagtctcatatgagaggagaactccgagctcagagtagcgcgctcataggcgacccttttttttttggaaaaaggggagcgctgctaaattaccacgagaatcacccaaatagcccctcatgttgagggaagcgatgcttgaggtgtataaataaatacacactggctgaatggagcccaaggaaccaaggtctaatcatctcaagcaagggaacgaagtggagcgcgtaacccttatcgtaaaagatttcagaaagtttgcagtcttgcgtgcaaacttaccacttctggatttttagaaagtgcacaaagtgttcacgtgcacactgaccaccatgtggttttgagaaagtacacaaagcttagcgtgtgtacttaaaggttcctaagcatcgcagaggtgctgaatctcacgggagaggcaagctcaattttacaaacctcgggcgaggggagcatcacctgaggcagcatatacaagaagacttctgtaactgccacctccacttcctgctagatgcgacagcacccctaagcggccaggagacccctcggggtgacctggctggacatccatgaaattccctgcagtgctgtgccaggcctgatgatcaaggaggcttcctcagaaacctgtgatctcagccacctaataccggaacatgaagccggatggctggtgctggcgagtgtttagtaaacactgtgactgagcactgcaaaggaaactcacagagtttattagtagaaacgtaaccaccagcaattaaatacacataagtatatacagagagggttacatttactcacccaccctcctgcgctggagccccgctcaaggggcgcctccttttagtctggaccatcagtcaggtggttgctataaacatagaaccataaaaacattataggtccagcataggagatcaggtggagagctggtggttacagggaaattaggaaggggaggataaaagcagaagttaaccttCTGAAGTCtattaacgcatatacgcattatgaggctattttctcctgacaacctcttagactccagagggttaaaaatccccaaagggaacgagtacatacctcggtatcactccgattcggacgagaacgctgcctcgtctagatcataccccttaggttctgcttacctcctcgtgacccacgattcctctaacccctgcccgcatgTGGGGGAGGAgtgcgagttgcgacactagccttgtgtgcccgtctttgatcctcagatcgagacaggccaggacccctatgttgttcaggctcagacctggaccttcatggaacgaaggatctgaaagcagcagagtgcacctttgtctccctgaacttctcaaatcgccgtctcaacggaaatacagaaaagctcagaaggcgaaacctgaacatcgagaagaaagcattttcttttctaccgatgtctgccaggttcatccacagatgtctctccactgccaccatggctgccatagtcctgcccatggcggaggcggcctgcttggtagcacagagagagatccatggtgcggcgcagctcagctaccagatcagaaaaaggcccctgcctctatccaggtctcttagcagatcagt
This is a stretch of genomic DNA from Carassius carassius chromosome 10, fCarCar2.1, whole genome shotgun sequence. It encodes these proteins:
- the LOC132151856 gene encoding protein Shroom2-like isoform X1, yielding MDTINQYPVDSGFPEGDHRIFYRSDRSGSFDEHHDNGEGWKVMDVTLTGGAPWGFTLRGGLEHGEPLLITKVEGGSKAATARLQAGDELVNVNNISLNSYRQEAICLIKSSHKTLSLIVKRKMKMVDIVAQKMPSESDVHMARSFLTKILRSSMRKNRFKGRNEPMSRPHSWHATKFNESHSEAKKQSTPSPVWQTRNDASSFSSEVPAGWEQTNLRRVSDQFSSLGSMDSLEHSSHPCPPGCLSPSKSNNNSTEHLGGKRDSAYSSFSTSSGTPDYTLSKINAASTENMLYKINQWDSSGRHSNGRHNQSQNLSDGVRQDERLGYLQHITSSVSHEVPKAEEQPGTRHSSSGRVGIGPVWHVPDMKKNTVCSTPPPTPPTRSDSFAATKVHEKGLITSSSEGLGVHAQLKPQVKALQKAGETHESMQRLHQVNETGLEGRNDYNLPSKNYSSKNPYISSDAYHQCPHHMSSDKTYSLSTIDVRDRNQSYAYVPYHPRQYSDEGTFHAQTRTIPALKPPFSGYFSSMQELSTNNHMQLNSQNQTRRPTASSSHVGVTSHRIAQGMSQASLVRSDDSKASSVSEMSHSGRDRMSIGSQGGAKDSYFPPQSQHHETDHKDNNAPFKQIYICHRDFSVPNNPFNIPDSAKPSELRGTQRQHHVSSSNEHSGSYPPSKQPEHRRSAVHLNLKEYSQQPFPSKSESKICPQKTPMLYSLAQEHNDVEDSQDEVNSGSAQQVALDSQSGKTSRRSDQFATTLHNEIQMRRDQLQKRQSSATLESPVEAVEDPAVWKTTGTSSSSSDGCFSSSYKDHLKEAQARVLQATSFRRKDLEPVLFEHPGTEGPTWKDTLPLPGVSEVPGSNQVLRIGNRKRFSAERKVRSFSEPDKIHEVGAMCSVPENAVPLENRYRLLERKPAFPKPKPKQNLHISEDTKHSKSGGMHYSAKSDTAGQSNSESSTPTEHHLNEGQAGPHSVNRQAILEQQRLGTFAEYEAKWNIQRKAAEPRVSGRYHSADNILDTGNVRQSNPTSVHERSRSSPSADFYGQKLPVQEKKSADYSKPETKLCERYKNSASHWFYTSIRLHEKGYSELVCKEKPEEPPLALTEDLEKNTSDPPSCHHKTALHFSDHSTRSEPASSRNKNSVLLPHLEKYKCPGGTPPPLSKFQEVQPGSQGGVLASLSPINNQSSAPLSASVPWKGSEHSKGPTREEELQEELVPPPFPPPPPPAVLPTQQTAGPTQPTMEGQRSPSPQFAPQRLTDKPPVSVSIQDEAPGRMDRVKDENMSVKKVPIKIVHFESDTEKESRQYLDLSIKTPVSSQGPGGTPLQSLGNPDQSYSLFCTYTRQKDQGPGLREADMGPLKDQGPQTNMNPESYSLHGLQTIPLSDQSSNGVSSHPSQSDDDKKTKELARDIMDKDKSLVDILDQSKMKTTMDLMEGIFPQGEQLLEEAQQRRKAAPKPLSPRNSVEKKEEESLMAATTLVTNSTYYSTSAPKAELLIKMKDMQEQSVEHDSEEELEEDNESDLASRKQELIDSLSKKLQVLKEAQESLQEDVQDNNALGEEVEAIVQGVCKPNELEKFCMFVGDLDKVVNLLLSLSGRLARVENALNSLEEDASLEERRTLTEKRKLLIRQHEDAKELKENLDRRERLVYDILASYLSEENMADYEHFVKMKSALIIEQRKLEDKIKLGEEQLKCLMDSLPMDQRISN
- the LOC132151856 gene encoding protein Shroom2-like isoform X5, producing the protein MKMVDIVAQKMPSESDVHMARSFLTKILRSSMRKNRFKGRNEPMSRPHSWHATKFNESHSEAKKQSTPSPVWQTRNDASSFSSEVPAGWEQTNLRRVSDQFSSLGSMDSLEHSSHPCPPGCLSPSKSNNNSTEHLGGKRDSAYSSFSTSSGTPDYTLSKINAASTENMLYKINQWDSSGRHSNGRHNQSQNLSDGVRQDERLGYLQHITSSVSHEVPKAEEQPGTRHSSSGRVGIGPVWHVPDMKKNTVCSTPPPTPPTRSDSFAATKVHEKGLITSSSEGLGVHAQLKPQVKALQKAGETHESMQRLHQVNETGLEGRNDYNLPSKNYSSKNPYISSDAYHQCPHHMSSDKTYSLSTIDVRDRNQSYAYVPYHPRQYSDEGTFHAQTRTIPALKPPFSGYFSSMQELSTNNHMQLNSQNQTRRPTASSSHVGVTSHRIAQGMSQASLVRSDDSKASSVSEMSHSGRDRMSIGSQGGAKDSYFPPQSQHHETDHKDNNAPFKQIYICHRDFSVPNNPFNIPDSAKPSELRGTQRQHHVSSSNEHSGSYPPSKQPEHRRSAVHLNLKEYSQQPFPSKSESKICPQKTPMLYSLAQEHNDVEDSQDEVNSGSAQQVALDSQSGKTSRRSDQFATTLHNEIQMRRDQLQKRQSSATLESPVEAVEDPAVWKTTGTSSSSSDGCFSSSYKDHLKEAQARVLQATSFRRKDLEPVLFEHPGTEGPTWKDTLPLPGVSEVPGSNQVLRIGNRKRFSAERKVRSFSEPDKIHEVGAMCSVPENAVPLENRYRLLERKPAFPKPKPKQNLHISEDTKHSKSGGMHYSAKSDTAGQSNSESSTPTEHHLNEGQAGPHSVNRQAILEQQRLGTFAEYEAKWNIQRKAAEPRVSGRYHSADNILDTGNVRQSNPTSVHERSRSSPSADFYGQKLPVQEKKSADYSKPETKLCERYKNSASHWFYTSIRLHEKGYSELVCKEKPEEPPLALTEDLEKNTSDPPSCHHKTALHFSDHSTRSEPASSRNKNSVLLPHLEKYKCPGGTPPPLSKFQEVQPGSQGGVLASLSPINNQSSAPLSASVPWKGSEHSKGPTREEELQEELVPPPFPPPPPPAVLPTQQTAGPTQPTMEGQRSPSPQFAPQRLTDKPPVSVSIQDEAPGRMDRVKDENMSVKKVPIKIVHFESDTEKESRQYLDLSIKTPVSSQGPGGTPLQSLGNPDQSYSLFCTYTRQKDQGPGLREADMGPLKDQGPQTNMNPESYSLHGLQTIPLSDQSSNGVSSHPSQSDDDKKTKELARDIMDKDKSLVDILDQSKMKTTMDLMEGIFPQGEQLLEEAQQRRKAAPKPLSPRNSVEKKEEESLMAATTLVTNSTYYSTSAPKAELLIKMKDMQEQSVEHDSEEELEEDNESDLASRKQELIDSLSKKLQVLKEAQESLQEDVQDNNALGEEVEAIVQGVCKPNELEKFCMFVGDLDKVVNLLLSLSGRLARVENALNSLEEDASLEERRTLTEKRKLLIRQHEDAKELKENLDRRERLVYDILASYLSEENMADYEHFVKMKSALIIEQRKLEDKIKLGEEQLKCLMDSLPMDQRISN
- the LOC132151856 gene encoding protein Shroom2-like isoform X7 gives rise to the protein MSRPHSWHATKFNESHSEAKKQSTPSPVWQTRNDASSFSSEVPAGWEQTNLRRVSDQFSSLGSMDSLEHSSHPCPPGCLSPSKSNNNSTEHLGGKRDSAYSSFSTSSGTPDYTLSKINAASTENMLYKINQWDSSGRHSNGRHNQSQNLSDGVRQDERLGYLQHITSSVSHEVPKAEEQPGTRHSSSGRVGIGPVWHVPDMKKNTVCSTPPPTPPTRSDSFAATKVHEKGLITSSSEGLGVHAQLKPQVKALQKAGETHESMQRLHQVNETGLEGRNDYNLPSKNYSSKNPYISSDAYHQCPHHMSSDKTYSLSTIDVRDRNQSYAYVPYHPRQYSDEGTFHAQTRTIPALKPPFSGYFSSMQELSTNNHMQLNSQNQTRRPTASSSHVGVTSHRIAQGMSQASLVRSDDSKASSVSEMSHSGRDRMSIGSQGGAKDSYFPPQSQHHETDHKDNNAPFKQIYICHRDFSVPNNPFNIPDSAKPSELRGTQRQHHVSSSNEHSGSYPPSKQPEHRRSAVHLNLKEYSQQPFPSKSESKICPQKTPMLYSLAQEHNDVEDSQDEVNSGSAQQVALDSQSGKTSRRSDQFATTLHNEIQMRRDQLQKRQSSATLESPVEAVEDPAVWKTTGTSSSSSDGCFSSSYKDHLKEAQARVLQATSFRRKDLEPVLFEHPGTEGPTWKDTLPLPGVSEVPGSNQVLRIGNRKRFSAERKVRSFSEPDKIHEVGAMCSVPENAVPLENRYRLLERKPAFPKPKPKQNLHISEDTKHSKSGGMHYSAKSDTAGQSNSESSTPTEHHLNEGQAGPHSVNRQAILEQQRLGTFAEYEAKWNIQRKAAEPRVSGRYHSADNILDTGNVRQSNPTSVHERSRSSPSADFYGQKLPVQEKKSADYSKPETKLCERYKNSASHWFYTSIRLHEKGYSELVCKEKPEEPPLALTEDLEKNTSDPPSCHHKTALHFSDHSTRSEPASSRNKNSVLLPHLEKYKCPGGTPPPLSKFQEVQPGSQGGVLASLSPINNQSSAPLSASVPWKGSEHSKGPTREEELQEELVPPPFPPPPPPAVLPTQQTAGPTQPTMEGQRSPSPQFAPQRLTDKPPVSVSIQDEAPGRMDRVKDENMSVKKVPIKIVHFESDTEKESRQYLDLSIKTPVSSQGPGGTPLQSLGNPDQSYSLFCTYTRQKDQGPGLREADMGPLKDQGPQTNMNPESYSLHGLQTIPLSDQSSNGVSSHPSQSDDDKKTKELARDIMDKDKSLVDILDQSKMKTTMDLMEGIFPQGEQLLEEAQQRRKAAPKPLSPRNSVEKKEEESLMAATTLVTNSTYYSTSAPKAELLIKMKDMQEQSVEHDSEEELEEDNESDLASRKQELIDSLSKKLQVLKEAQESLQEDVQDNNALGEEVEAIVQGVCKPNELEKFCMFVGDLDKVVNLLLSLSGRLARVENALNSLEEDASLEERRTLTEKRKLLIRQHEDAKELKENLDRRERLVYDILASYLSEENMADYEHFVKMKSALIIEQRKLEDKIKLGEEQLKCLMDSLPMDQRISN